In Chryseobacterium gleum, a single genomic region encodes these proteins:
- a CDS encoding CTP synthase — protein sequence MSKKNTKYIFVTGGVTSSLGKGIVSASLGLLLKSRGFNVTIQKLDPYINIDPGTLNPYEHGECYVTEDGAETDLDLGHYERYLDAPTSQNNNVTTGKIYQTVIEKERKGDFLGKTVQVIPHITNEIKRRIKILSKQNYDIIITEIGGTVGDIESLPYIETVRQLKWELGESNSMVIHLTLLPYLASSGELKTKPSQHSVRQLMESGIMADVLVCRTEHKIPKDQRAKLAQFCNVPLDNVIECKDLETIYEVPMYLQKQNFDDVVLKALDLKSDKDADLKDWKSFLKKFQNPKKTVEIALVGKYVSLQDSYISIAEAFKHAGADLETEVKVRWVYSGDITEENIKETLKGVNGILVAPGFGDRGIEGKVLTAKYARENKIPMLGICLGMQIMTVEFARNVLGHTKANSMEFDTATPDPVISLMEEQKNVVDKGGTMRLGAWKCALKNGSKLYDIYGSKNISERHRHRYEFNSDYLQEFEKNGFLATGTNPETGLVEALELPDHPFYVGVQYHPEYKSTVATPHPLFRAFIKACEKK from the coding sequence ATGAGTAAAAAGAATACAAAGTACATCTTTGTGACAGGAGGTGTAACTTCATCTTTGGGAAAGGGAATCGTTTCTGCTTCTCTGGGACTTCTACTAAAATCACGCGGCTTTAATGTAACGATCCAAAAATTAGATCCTTATATCAATATCGACCCGGGAACTTTGAATCCTTATGAACACGGAGAGTGTTATGTGACTGAAGATGGTGCGGAGACGGATCTGGATTTAGGCCACTACGAGCGCTACCTTGACGCTCCTACATCCCAAAACAACAACGTTACTACAGGAAAAATTTACCAGACTGTCATCGAAAAAGAAAGAAAAGGAGATTTCCTTGGAAAAACAGTTCAGGTAATTCCTCATATTACTAACGAAATCAAACGTAGAATTAAAATCCTTTCAAAACAGAACTACGATATCATCATTACTGAGATCGGTGGAACTGTGGGGGATATCGAATCTTTGCCATACATTGAAACTGTTCGTCAGCTTAAATGGGAGTTGGGAGAAAGTAATTCTATGGTGATTCACCTTACTTTACTGCCTTACCTTGCTTCAAGTGGGGAATTAAAAACGAAACCATCCCAGCATTCCGTTCGTCAGTTAATGGAAAGCGGAATCATGGCAGATGTATTGGTGTGCAGAACAGAACATAAAATTCCTAAAGATCAGAGAGCAAAGCTGGCTCAGTTCTGTAACGTTCCTTTAGACAATGTAATCGAATGTAAAGATCTTGAAACGATCTATGAGGTTCCAATGTATCTTCAGAAGCAGAATTTCGATGATGTAGTTTTGAAAGCGCTGGATCTGAAAAGTGATAAAGATGCTGATCTTAAAGACTGGAAGAGTTTCCTTAAAAAATTCCAGAATCCTAAGAAAACAGTTGAAATTGCCTTGGTTGGAAAATATGTTTCCCTTCAGGATTCATACATTTCAATTGCTGAAGCTTTCAAACATGCTGGAGCAGACCTTGAAACTGAAGTAAAAGTAAGATGGGTATACAGTGGAGACATCACTGAAGAGAATATCAAAGAAACCCTGAAAGGAGTGAATGGTATCCTTGTTGCTCCAGGTTTCGGAGACAGAGGAATTGAAGGAAAAGTTCTTACCGCAAAATATGCAAGAGAAAATAAAATTCCAATGCTGGGAATCTGTTTAGGGATGCAGATCATGACAGTTGAATTTGCCAGAAATGTTTTAGGACATACAAAAGCGAATTCTATGGAATTTGATACCGCTACTCCGGATCCTGTTATTTCCTTAATGGAAGAACAGAAAAATGTTGTAGATAAAGGTGGGACAATGCGTCTCGGAGCATGGAAATGTGCTTTGAAAAACGGTTCTAAGCTATATGATATCTACGGAAGCAAGAATATTTCTGAAAGACACCGTCACCGTTATGAATTCAACAGTGATTATCTTCAGGAATTTGAGAAAAATGGTTTCCTTGCTACAGGTACCAACCCTGAAACCGGTTTGGTAGAAGCCCTTGAGCTTCCTGATCACCCGTTCTATGTAGGGGTTCAGTATCACCCGGAATATAAGAGTACGGTAGCAACACCGCATCCTTTATTCAGAGCTTTCATCAAGGCTTGCGAAAAGAAATAA
- a CDS encoding YceI family protein — protein MKKVFLSFVFTLLSIVAFAQGSWQVDQMHSSVNFNIKHMGISFVQGRFDKFDGRAATGGANLDNADLSFAISVSSINTGVDMRDRHLISEDFFDVAKYPTIEFKSSSVTKDKNNNYIVKGKLTIKGVEKEISAPVTFGGVTKNKDGKEVMGIQTKFTVNRLDYGIKYDPTGAGIAKDVEVAAYFELVKQ, from the coding sequence ATGAAAAAAGTATTTTTATCTTTCGTATTTACGCTTTTAAGTATTGTTGCCTTTGCACAGGGAAGCTGGCAGGTAGACCAGATGCATTCTTCTGTTAATTTTAATATTAAGCATATGGGAATCAGTTTTGTGCAGGGAAGGTTCGACAAATTTGACGGAAGAGCTGCTACCGGTGGCGCTAATCTTGATAATGCCGATTTAAGCTTTGCCATCAGTGTTTCCAGTATTAATACCGGAGTGGATATGAGAGACAGACATCTTATAAGCGAAGATTTTTTCGATGTTGCCAAATATCCTACGATTGAATTTAAAAGTTCTTCCGTAACAAAAGATAAAAACAACAACTATATCGTTAAGGGAAAACTGACAATAAAAGGAGTGGAAAAAGAAATCAGCGCACCTGTGACATTCGGGGGCGTTACGAAAAATAAAGACGGAAAAGAAGTAATGGGAATTCAGACAAAGTTTACGGTAAACCGCCTGGATTACGGAATCAAATATGATCCGACAGGAGCTGGTATTGCAAAAGATGTGGAAGTAGCAGCTTACTTTGAACTGGTGAAGCAGTAA
- the radA gene encoding DNA repair protein RadA encodes MAKLKTAYFCQNCGTQYPQWMGQCKNCGEWNTLVEEVVEKPSHKTPPFSKTKQHVINIVEVETSEEPRIKTPSEELNRVLGGGIVLGSVTLIGGEPGIGKSTLLLQLALKMKKKIFYVSGEESASQIKMRADRLTDIQNPNCFLFTETSLEKILHEAKKLEPDFMIIDSIQTLQSQLIESSPGTVSQIRECSNEIIKYAKENNTPVFLVGHITKDGQIAGPKVLEHMVDVVLNFDGDRNHLFRLLRANKNRFGSTSEIGIYEMISQGLKEIKNPSEILITKKFEELSGNSVAVTLEGNRPMLLEIQALVSTAVYGTPQRSSTGFDSKRLNMLLAVLEKRAGFQLGAKDVFLNITGGIKTDDPALDLAVIASVLSSNEDIAISEHYCFAGEIGLSGEIRPVAQIEQRITEAEKLGYEKIFVSNLNKIPKRKFGIKIEEVSKIEDFHERLF; translated from the coding sequence ATGGCAAAACTGAAAACAGCATACTTCTGTCAAAACTGCGGAACCCAGTACCCTCAATGGATGGGACAATGTAAAAATTGTGGAGAGTGGAATACCTTAGTGGAAGAAGTGGTGGAAAAACCCTCCCATAAAACACCGCCTTTCTCAAAAACCAAACAACATGTGATTAATATTGTTGAAGTGGAAACGAGTGAGGAACCAAGAATAAAAACTCCTTCCGAAGAGCTGAACCGTGTATTGGGAGGCGGAATCGTTTTGGGTTCCGTTACCTTGATTGGCGGTGAGCCGGGAATCGGAAAGTCTACCCTTCTGCTTCAGCTTGCTTTGAAAATGAAGAAAAAAATCTTCTATGTTTCCGGGGAAGAAAGTGCTTCTCAGATTAAAATGAGGGCGGACAGGCTTACGGATATTCAAAATCCGAACTGTTTCCTTTTTACTGAAACTTCACTGGAGAAAATTCTTCATGAGGCAAAAAAGCTGGAACCGGATTTTATGATTATTGATTCTATTCAGACATTGCAGTCCCAATTGATAGAAAGTTCTCCGGGTACCGTATCTCAAATCCGGGAATGCTCCAATGAGATCATCAAATATGCCAAAGAAAACAATACCCCGGTATTCCTTGTAGGCCATATCACCAAAGACGGGCAGATTGCCGGACCAAAGGTTCTGGAACACATGGTGGATGTCGTTCTGAATTTTGACGGCGACCGGAATCACCTTTTCAGATTGTTACGAGCGAATAAAAACCGTTTTGGTTCAACGTCTGAAATCGGGATTTATGAAATGATCTCACAGGGATTAAAAGAGATTAAAAACCCTTCCGAAATTCTGATCACCAAGAAATTTGAGGAACTTTCAGGAAACTCCGTTGCGGTAACCTTGGAAGGAAACAGACCTATGCTTCTTGAAATCCAGGCTCTGGTAAGCACAGCCGTTTATGGTACTCCTCAAAGAAGCTCTACTGGTTTTGATTCAAAAAGGCTGAATATGCTTTTAGCTGTACTGGAAAAAAGAGCCGGATTTCAATTGGGAGCTAAAGACGTTTTCCTGAATATCACCGGAGGGATCAAAACAGACGATCCGGCACTGGATCTGGCAGTTATTGCCTCTGTTCTTTCTTCCAATGAAGATATTGCCATTTCTGAGCATTACTGCTTTGCCGGAGAAATCGGTTTAAGTGGTGAAATACGTCCTGTAGCACAGATTGAACAAAGAATTACCGAGGCGGAAAAATTGGGTTATGAAAAAATATTCGTTTCCAATCTTAATAAAATCCCGAAAAGAAAATTCGGAATTAAGATTGAAGAAGTGAGCAAGATTGAAGATTTTCATGAGAGACTTTTCTAA
- a CDS encoding ACP phosphodiesterase, whose translation MNYLAHSFLSFTDGQIVGQFLEDFIRNRDRFSFPKDIQDGITLHRAIDTFTDSHPAIHEAKKVFAPLVRLYAGAFVDVSMDHFVAKDLSLHSLAEWKAHSLHVYSVLNSHQQWLPENFKRMLVKMEQDDWLYNYREDWGIKFSIQNVLNKAKYLDKDIPVFEAFLKNKDHLQQCYDDFFPDLLAHAKGINTLLQLEN comes from the coding sequence ATGAATTATCTGGCGCATTCCTTTCTTTCTTTTACCGACGGGCAGATCGTGGGACAGTTTCTCGAAGATTTCATCCGCAACAGAGATCGTTTTTCTTTCCCGAAAGATATTCAGGATGGTATTACCCTGCATAGGGCAATTGATACATTTACAGATTCCCACCCTGCTATTCATGAAGCCAAAAAAGTTTTTGCTCCTTTGGTAAGATTATATGCCGGTGCATTTGTGGATGTTTCTATGGATCATTTTGTGGCGAAAGACCTTTCCCTTCATTCACTGGCAGAATGGAAGGCTCATTCCCTCCATGTTTACAGTGTTTTGAATTCGCATCAGCAATGGCTTCCCGAAAACTTTAAAAGGATGCTTGTTAAAATGGAGCAGGACGACTGGCTCTATAACTACCGTGAAGACTGGGGAATTAAATTCAGTATTCAGAATGTGCTGAATAAAGCAAAATACCTGGATAAAGACATACCCGTATTTGAAGCTTTCTTAAAAAATAAAGATCATCTTCAGCAATGTTATGATGACTTTTTTCCTGACCTACTGGCTCACGCAAAAGGAATCAATACGTTGCTTCAGCTGGAAAACTAA
- a CDS encoding DUF6702 family protein, translated as MPGKFFWSFLLILTLVFQSFVSDDAVHPYHVGSVEINYNSKSRTFEVTGRFFLDDMENGLGKKYGGAFHFNDEKYKAKLNEALPKYCSEYFKLKADNKFLKVNYIGYEEDQESVNIYLESEPVATPKKVETAVSFLYNLFDDQINIVHIIVNGQRSSEKLTYPNRYLYKQF; from the coding sequence ATGCCGGGTAAGTTTTTTTGGAGTTTTCTTTTAATATTAACACTTGTATTTCAGAGTTTTGTAAGTGATGATGCTGTGCATCCTTATCATGTGGGTTCTGTTGAAATTAATTATAATTCAAAATCCAGAACATTTGAAGTGACCGGAAGATTCTTTCTGGATGACATGGAAAACGGATTGGGCAAAAAATATGGCGGAGCTTTTCATTTTAACGATGAAAAATATAAGGCAAAACTAAATGAAGCCCTGCCCAAATACTGTTCAGAATATTTCAAATTAAAAGCGGATAATAAATTTTTGAAAGTAAATTACATCGGCTATGAAGAAGATCAGGAGTCTGTAAATATATATCTTGAGTCTGAACCTGTAGCTACTCCTAAAAAAGTAGAAACTGCGGTGAGTTTTCTGTATAACCTTTTTGATGATCAGATCAACATTGTACATATTATTGTGAATGGGCAAAGGAGCAGTGAAAAACTTACCTATCCTAACCGCTATCTCTATAAACAGTTCTAA
- a CDS encoding HupE/UreJ family protein, with amino-acid sequence MQDFLFYLNLGWEHIISLDALDHQLFVLALIAVYSYSDWKKILILVTAFTIGHSITLALSVLDVFRVPSDWVEFLIPLTIVLTSLDNIIMKNQKQTLMRANYYLALIFGLVHGMGFANTARVMIAKSQSIALPLLGFNIGLELGQIVIVFAILIILFILLNLFKVNKKDWILFVSSGVFALSLKMTLERIPF; translated from the coding sequence ATGCAGGATTTCCTTTTTTATTTAAACCTCGGATGGGAGCATATTATTTCTCTGGATGCTCTGGATCATCAGCTTTTCGTGCTGGCACTTATTGCTGTTTATTCTTATAGTGACTGGAAAAAAATCCTGATTCTTGTCACCGCATTCACGATCGGGCATTCCATTACATTGGCTTTAAGTGTCCTGGATGTGTTCAGAGTTCCTTCAGACTGGGTTGAGTTTTTAATTCCTCTTACTATTGTTCTGACCTCTTTGGATAATATTATTATGAAGAATCAGAAACAGACCTTAATGCGGGCCAACTACTATCTCGCTCTCATCTTTGGTCTTGTTCATGGAATGGGATTCGCGAATACGGCAAGGGTGATGATCGCTAAAAGCCAGAGTATTGCTTTACCTCTGCTTGGGTTCAATATCGGATTGGAGCTTGGGCAAATTGTAATAGTATTTGCAATTTTGATAATCCTGTTCATTCTTCTTAATCTTTTCAAGGTGAATAAAAAAGACTGGATTCTGTTTGTCTCTTCCGGGGTATTCGCTTTATCCTTAAAAATGACTTTGGAAAGGATTCCTTTTTAA